The following are encoded together in the Leguminivora glycinivorella isolate SPB_JAAS2020 chromosome 18, LegGlyc_1.1, whole genome shotgun sequence genome:
- the LOC125236128 gene encoding uncharacterized protein LOC125236128 gives MASFSEDQFTRLISTLSSSSSSRHSTLASCIHHYDGTKDVGVVTRFLSAVDTYIMVEKIPEKEAIMGLPLILVGEAGIWWQGIKHEVETWEGFKERLHAAFAPRKEAYQLLREIMSNEQSKSMLTETFVAQKRVLFAQLPTPKIPEIRQLDMVYGLLRLDMRSAVPRSAVSSFDNLVQLARAAENIMKERNEPLTTSASESKRERFARGKERCEFCRAIGHDMASCRRRQKALGAMAVPKQEAVTQAPSPSQPRFYCYGCGAPGVVRFKCSTCNKKRPVETGACSIDIQLDVRPRPMVFTKIGDIEECAKLDCCAKSSVASYQLATKLRKKGYVFQQQRMKITLADGIGKRQNVEIVRAPVELYGKTTYTTFVVLPGCKKNQTLLGVGYIQDAGILINLPQFTMSFIERPEEDYDLYDEGFATFKQPSMEEFQMQSPVSVLTWNSSSTLPGNVCASPSLPSCSSPSLPEPADKGTEVSGFMMTTETPVERTIIAPRTPDWNLIPIKSPSPKKSRFYEASSPDLDYMIRDAQINVHSQAVELTLREQGLFDGELDWDVGIDAVDVHIPEDLPENQQKAFEDLLLEYEDVFTSKGEAVVDVEHRIITKDHPPIASPPYRLSPPRREILKAEIDKMLQGGIIEPCSSPWASPVVMVPKKNGEVRICVDYRRLNAITVPDSYPIPRIDDLLHEAKPTPYMSALDLKAGYWQVLVAEADRDKTSFITPFGIYRYIRMPFGLRNAPATFQRMIDRFRVSLEGIKMLGYLDDLIVFSTTFQTHLADLRKIFQRMREYNLTINKDKCRFFASSIKYLGHLITPEGLKADPEKVTTITNLPSPKNLTHLVTFLQTCSWYRRFIENFATVAEPLTRLTKKSAAWTWTEEQENAFTELKHRLTSSPILRQADHTKPYILKTDASNYALGAALVQGREAKNMW, from the coding sequence TTACCCTTAATCCTGGTGGGAGAAGCAGGCATCTGGTGGCAAGGCATCAAACACGAAGTCGAGACCTGGGAAGGCTTTAAGGAGAGGCTGCACGCTGCATTTGCGCCCAGAAAGGAAGCTTACCAGCTACTACGGGAAATAATGAGCAACGAACAATCTAAATCTATGCTCACAGAAACGTTTGTGGCTCAGAAGCGAGTCTTGTTCGCCCAACTGCCAACCCCGAAGATACCCGAGATCCGTCAGCTGGACATGGTGTATGGACTTCTTCGCCTGGATATGAGGTCTGCCGTACCTAGGTCAGCCGTCAGCTCTTTTGATAACCTGGTACAGCTGGCAAGAGCCGCAGAAAACATAATGAAGGAGCGAAATGAACCTCTGACTACCAGTGCGAGCGAATCGAAGCGTGAAAGATTCGCTCGGGGAAAAGAGCGCTGTGAATTCTGCCGTGCTATAGGACATGACATGGCGTCGTGCAGGCGGAGACAAAAGGCACTTGGAGCGATGGCTGTACCGAAACAGGAAGCGGTGACTCAGGCTCCATCACCTTCGCAGCCCCGATTCTACTGCTATGGCTGCGGAGCCCCGGGAGTGGTGAGATTCAAGTGCTCCACCTGCAACAAAAAGAGGCCGGTGGAAACTGGTGCATGTTCCATCGATATTCAGCTGGATGTAAGGCCCCGACCTATGGTGTTTACGAAGATCGGCGATATCGAAGAGTGCGCTAAGCTCGACTGCTGCGCCAAGTCTAGCGTTGCGTCATACCAACTGGCCACGAAGTTACGAAAGAAGGGGTACGTCTTCCAGCAACAGAGAATGAAGATAACTCTCGCGGACGGCATTGGCAAGCGTCAGAACGTTGAAATAGTCAGAGCCCCCGTGGAACTTTATGGGAAAACAACGTACACCACTTTCGTCGTTTTGCCCGGTTGCAAAAAGAACCAAACCTTACTTGGCGTTGGCTACATCCAAGATGCAGGGATACTGATCAACTTACCTCAATTCACGATGTCCTTCATTGAGCGGCCAGAAGAGGACTACGACCTATACGACGAGGGGTTTGCCACCTTCAAACAGCCTTCAATGGAAGAGTTCCAAATGCAATCACCTGTATCCGTTTTGACCTGGAATTCATCATCTACGCTGCCAGGAAACGTTTGCGCTTCACCATCCTTGCCGTCGTGTTCATCACCATCATTACCAGAGCCAGCAGATAAGGGAACAGAGGTATCAGGCTTTATGATGACAACCGAAACACCCGTAGAAAGGACCATTATAGCCCCGAGAACACCTGATTGGAACTTGATTCCCATAAAATCCCCGTCACCCAAGAAGTCACGGTTCTACGAGGCCAGCTCCCCAGATCTGGACTACATGATTCGTGATGCACAAATAAATGTTCATTCTCAGGCCGTTGAACTGACGCTACGTGAGCAAGGCTTGTTTGATGGAGAACTTGACTGGGACGTCGGAATTGACGCCGTCGATGTACACATACCTGAAGACTTACCTGAAAACCAGCAAAAGGCATTCGAGGACCTTCTACTGGAATACGAAGACGTCTTTACTTCAAAGGGCGAAGCTGTAGTCGAcgtggaacatcgtatcatcaCAAAAGATCACCCTCCTATAGCTTCACCACCTTACAGATTGTCTCCACCACGAAGAGAAATCCTTAAAGCTGAAATAGATAAAATGCTTCAAGGAGGCATCATAGAACCATGTTCATCTCCTTGGGCCTCACCAGTTGTCATGGTACCCAAAAAGAATGGCGAAGTCAGGATCTGCGTGGATTACCGGCGCTTGAATGCTATAACTGTACCTGATTCATATCCTATACCCCGCATCGATGACTTACTCCATGAAGCCAAGCCTACGCCATACATGAGTGCCCTAGACCTAAAGGCTGGATACTGGCAAGTGTTGGTCGCGGAAGCGGATAGAGACAAGACAAGCTTCATAACGCCCTTTGGTATATATAGATATATACGTATGCCATTTGGCCTGCGTAACGCGCCTGCCACGTTTCAAAGGATGATAGACAGGTTCAGAGTGAGCCTAGaaggaatcaagatgcttgggTACTTAGACGATCTAATAGTCTTCTCCACGACATTTCAAACTCACCTGGCAGACCTCAGGAAAATATTCCAGCGAATGAGAGAATATAATCTCACTATCAACAAGGATAAGTGCAGATTCTTCGCTTCTTCAATCAAGTATTTAGGGCACTTGATCACACCTGAAGGCCTAAAAGCTGATCCTGAGAAAGTTACCACCATTACTAATCTGCCATCTCCAAAGAACTTGACACACCTGGTCACATTTCTACAGACATGTTCATGGTATCGACGTTTTATAGAAAACTTTGCAACTGTGGCTGAACCACTCACCAGACTGACAAAGAAGTCAGCTGCTTGGACCTGGACTGAAGAGCAGGAAAATGCCTTTACGGAACTGAAGCATAGGTTGACTTCCTCCCCAATATTACGTCAAGCTGACCACACTAAGCCCTACATACTGAAGACTGATGCCAGTAACTACGCGCTCGGAGCGGCTTTAGTCCAGGGGAGGGAAGCGAAGAATATGTGGTAG